In Haliotis asinina isolate JCU_RB_2024 chromosome 15, JCU_Hal_asi_v2, whole genome shotgun sequence, one DNA window encodes the following:
- the LOC137265853 gene encoding FMRFamide receptor-like, whose translation MANLSAQEAWSVETMSTLTPYMMSGGDNFTSTTMAPMRPPMMTPEYVQTVQYVCDQVLIPLIVCFGVLGNVLSLVVLTKKEMASPTNCFLIALAISDLLVLAIQIPHFLSFHPDWSKVSSFITFHRHYTILRYVMTNIFLTCTCWITVAVTIERFISLRFIAFPHLACTISRAKIAIAGIFVVSVLFHITKFFEYVPNPDHKGRPLLLTELSKSKSYDRYVHISNITLTVIIPEFLLVIVNSFLIYFLMTHHRRMKRHRTGVHSSVDMTHITIIVITMVLVFIVCHSFGLFLALAIAVHGRSHVFMNPLYQSFKHVNSLLVTTNSSVNFLLYSTISKKFRTTFLAIFLGKLHDKNLSWSMQNSNSNFSSKTNATAYISQISNDSSNGKGGEHSEM comes from the exons ATGGCAAACCTATCTGCCCAAGAAGCGTGGTCTGTTGAGACGATGTCCACTTTGACACCATACATGATGAGTGGAGGGGACAATTTTACTTCCACAACAATGGCACCTATGCGGCCACCAATGATGACGCCAGAGTATGTACAAACAGTACAATATGTTTGTGACCAGGTGCTTATTCCACTGATTGTCTGTTTTGGAGTTTTGGGAAATGTCCTAAGTTTGGTGGTTCTAACCAAGAAAGAGATGGCCTCTCCAACCAACTGTTTCCTGATTGCTCTGGCAATATCTGACTTGCTCGTTCTAGCAATTCAGATTCCCCATTTTCTCTCCTTTCACCCAGACTGGAGTAAGGTTTCATCCTTCATCACCTTCCATAGGCATTACACCATCCTGAG GTATGTGATGACCAATATCTTCCTAACGTGCACCTGCTGGATCACAGTTGCTGTGACGATTGAGCGCTTCATATCACTTCGATTCATTGCCTTTCCACACCTTGCCTGTACAATATCACGGGCAAAGATAGCCATTGCTGGCATTTTCGTTGTGTCTGTGCTCTTCCACATCACAAAATTCTTTGAGTATGTCCCCAACCCTGACCACAAAGGAAGACCACTGCTCCTGACTGAACTATCCAAGAGCAAGTCCTACGACAGATATGTGCACATTAGCAACATCACCCTGACAGTCATCATCCCTGAGTTTCTCCTCGTGATCGTCAACAGCTTCCTCATTTACTTCCTGATGACCCATCACCGCCGTATGAAGCGTCATCGTACTGGGGTCCACTCCAGTGTTGACATGACCCACATCACAATCATTGTCATCACGATGGTCCTCGTCTTCATTGTGTGTCACTCCTTCGGTCTGTTCCTTGCACTGGCCATTGCTGTTCATGGTCGCAGTCATGTGTTCATGAACCCTCTGTATCAAAGCTTTAAGCACGTAAACTCCCTTCTTGTCACGACAAATTCAAGTGTCAATTTTCTACTCTATTCAACAATCAGCAAAAAATTCCGTACTACCTTCCTGGCTATTTTTTTAGGAAAGCTCCACGACAAGAACCTGTCGTGGAGCATGCAGAATTCCAACTCGAATTTCTCAAGTAAAACTAATGCCACCGCTTACATCTCTCAGATATCAAATGATAGCTCGAACGGTAAAGGTGGAGAACACTCTGAAATGTAG